A window from Canis lupus familiaris isolate Mischka breed German Shepherd chromosome 18, alternate assembly UU_Cfam_GSD_1.0, whole genome shotgun sequence encodes these proteins:
- the SEC61G gene encoding protein transport protein Sec61 subunit gamma: MDQVMQFVEPSRQFVKDSIRLVKRCTKPDRKEFQKIAMATAIGFAIMGFIGFFVKLIHIPINNIIVGG; encoded by the exons ATGGATCAGGTAATGCAGTTCGTTGAGCCAAGCCGGCAGTTTGTGAAGGACTCCATTCGACTGGTTAAAAGATGTACTAAACCTGATCGAAAAG AATTCCAGAAGATTGCCATGGCAACAGCAATAGGATTTGCTATAATGGGATTCATTGGCTTTTTTGTGAAATTGATCCATATCCCTATTAATAACATCATTGT tggAGGCTGA